The Deltaproteobacteria bacterium nucleotide sequence TAGCCGTAGCCGTTACCCTGGCCGTAGCCGTTGCCCTGGCCGTAGCCGTTGCCCTGGCCGTAGCCGTTGCCCTGGCCGTAGCCATTGCCCTGGCCGTAGCCGTTACCCTGGCCATAACCATTACCCTGACCGTAGCCGTTGCCCTGGCCGTAGCCGTTACCCTGGCCATAACCGTTACCCTGGCCGTAGCCGTTGCCCTGACCGTAGCCGTTGCCAACGCCATAACCGTTTCCGACTTCGCCGGTGGCCACCACAGCGTTGCCATAACCGTTGCCGGTGCCGTTTACGTTGGCGTTCCCATAGCCGTTGCCGTTGCCGGTGCGATTATCAGGATAACCGTATCCCTTGGCTATCAGGGAATCCGGCAAAGGAAGGCCAAGACCTAAGGCGTTCAATTCTTCGGGTGAGGAAGGTATCGGGTATTCATAGCCTGACGGCTCTTCGTAGCCGCTTCCCGTGTTTCCGTGCCCGTTGCCGCCCTGTCCGTGTCCGTTGCCGCCGCCCCTTCTCCTGTATTTGGCCACTCGCCGGGGTTGCGGCCTTGGGGTTCCATCCGGCTGACGGAAGGCGTTGCGGGCAGACTTGGGCAACACCACGAAAATGACGTTCTTATACCACATTTTTTCAAATTTGGAGATGGGGTAGGAAATGTTGCCGACAGACGGGTCTGCGACAAAAATATGATCCTTGTAAACGCCCTTCACAACCACAAAATGCAGGTAGCCATAAAGGTCGATCGAGACGATGTATGGTATGTTCAATTTTTTTATGTCGTCCATGTCCGTCTTGTATCCGTGGGCCTCGTAACCAAGGGCTTCAACCAGACTTTTCATGTCCAACAGGGAAAATGCGCGGGTTTCCGAAATCCTCTGAACATCTCCGTAACGCAATAATCCATTGATTATCTGTGATTCGCCCAGATTTTCTCCGAGATAATAATTGAGCAGGGTGGTCAAGGCTGCAGACCCGCAGCTGTAGTCGTACATCTGCTTGGCGATATTGTGATAGCGTCTGTCGGACAGCGAGCCCACCCTTTGCCTCGGATAGGTGGATGCATACACTCCGCCATCAACGGAATAAACGCCGTCTTCGATGGAATTCGGCTCATAAAAGCCGGTCAGCATTGCCACTCCGATTAAAAAACCTGCGATGACATGCATGGCGTCACAACCCGTTGCCGATTTTGATGCGTAATGAAAGCTGAAAAACTGGGCCCTTGCGTCGTGTACCGAGTGATTACAAACCAGACTCTGGCCGACTCTTGACGACTAAAATATAAGCGCCCCGACACGCTAACGGATAACCTGAAAAAAGGCAAGCCCGGCGACCGCGATGCCCGCCTCCGCTACTGCTTTGTTGTTGACATGAAACAAAGGCGATGCCCTCCGCCTGGCACCGGCGGAGGGCAGTCCTTTTTTCTTTACACCACAAATCCGTGCAGAATCCGGCGGATT carries:
- a CDS encoding C39 family peptidase, which translates into the protein MLTGFYEPNSIEDGVYSVDGGVYASTYPRQRVGSLSDRRYHNIAKQMYDYSCGSAALTTLLNYYLGENLGESQIINGLLRYGDVQRISETRAFSLLDMKSLVEALGYEAHGYKTDMDDIKKLNIPYIVSIDLYGYLHFVVVKGVYKDHIFVADPSVGNISYPISKFEKMWYKNVIFVVLPKSARNAFRQPDGTPRPQPRRVAKYRRRGGGNGHGQGGNGHGNTGSGYEEPSGYEYPIPSSPEELNALGLGLPLPDSLIAKGYGYPDNRTGNGNGYGNANVNGTGNGYGNAVVATGEVGNGYGVGNGYGQGNGYGQGNGYGQGNGYGQGNGYGQGNGYGQGNGYGQGNGYGQGNGYGQGNGYGQGNGYGQGNGYGYAQGNGYGQGNGYGQGNGDGNVAVAWGNGYGQGNGHGNGDGNLIAGAYGTGNGYGYGASGGYGNGNGFGNGNGFGNGNGFGNGNGFGNGNGFGNGNGFGNGAGNTGTQQNRRRFHGLELSKSDIRFIDNEMARDIRITTTPNPSLLAASFEADFITGIAFRGQKGGVSIGASLTGSSSAVQKSHFFTVQSDTAIVTGKGTVKITSSK